The Pricia mediterranea genome includes a window with the following:
- a CDS encoding class I SAM-dependent methyltransferase → MKPFLKLKDYSVSGEAFELLLDEDLQMLVTRPQPENLNPYYESETYISHTDADQTLADKLYQRVKSFSLWMKIRLINTYANRNKSLLDVGAGTGDFLVAAKNNGWSVDGVEPSRDARLRSREKKMELLPSMGELPEKEFQVITLWHVLEHLPDLEKQIAKLLRHLADEGVLIVAVPNYRSYDARHYKEFWAAYDVPRHLWHFSRTAIDKLFAKHGMKVVRTSPMVFDPYYVSLLSEKYMTGRQHFFRALYRGTLSNISGWLTKEHSSIIYVLGKK, encoded by the coding sequence ATGAAGCCATTTTTGAAATTAAAGGATTATTCGGTATCCGGGGAAGCTTTTGAACTGCTACTCGATGAGGATTTGCAAATGTTAGTGACCCGGCCTCAACCGGAGAACCTGAATCCTTATTATGAGAGTGAGACCTATATTTCCCACACGGATGCGGACCAAACCTTGGCTGACAAGCTGTATCAACGTGTGAAATCCTTTAGCCTATGGATGAAGATTAGGCTAATAAATACTTACGCAAACCGCAACAAATCCTTGTTGGATGTCGGGGCGGGTACCGGTGATTTTTTGGTGGCCGCCAAGAACAATGGATGGTCGGTTGATGGGGTAGAACCCAGTCGTGACGCTCGTCTGCGTTCCAGGGAAAAGAAAATGGAGCTTTTGCCTTCCATGGGTGAATTGCCCGAAAAAGAGTTTCAGGTAATAACGCTATGGCATGTGCTCGAACATTTGCCCGATCTCGAAAAACAGATTGCTAAGTTGCTCCGGCATTTGGCGGACGAGGGCGTGCTGATAGTGGCTGTACCTAATTATCGATCCTACGACGCTCGACATTACAAAGAGTTCTGGGCTGCCTATGATGTGCCACGCCATCTTTGGCATTTTTCAAGAACCGCTATCGATAAACTTTTCGCGAAACACGGGATGAAGGTAGTGCGCACTTCACCTATGGTATTTGATCCATACTATGTTTCATTGCTTTCCGAAAAATACATGACCGGCAGACAGCATTTTTTTAGAGCCCTGTACAGAGGCACGCTCTCCAATATTTCCGGCTGGCTTACCAAAGAACATTCCTCCATTATCTATGTGCTGGGAAAGAAGTGA
- the mnmG gene encoding tRNA uridine-5-carboxymethylaminomethyl(34) synthesis enzyme MnmG, with protein MFAERYDIIVVGGGHAGAEAAAAAANMGSKTLLVTMNLQTIGQMSCNPAMGGIAKGQIVREIDALGGYSGIITDKSAIQFKMLNKSKGPAMWSPRAQSDRMRFAEEWRLALENTPNCDFYQEMVSGLLVEGGKVVGVRTSLGLKIKSRAVVLTNGTFLNGLIHIGEKQFGGGRAGERAATGITEQLMDFGFEAGRMKTGTPPRVDGRSLDYSVMIPQPGDKNPDKFSYLDTPFLTQQRDCHMSHTSTQVHDLLREGFERSPMFNGRIKSVGPRYCPSIEDKIHRFADKESHQLFVEPEGWNTVEVYVNGFSTSLPEDVQFKALKTVKGFEKVKFFRAGYAIEYDYFPPTQLKHTLETKLVDNLYFAGQINGTTGYEEAASQGLMAGINAHLKLNDRESLILKRDEAYIGVLIDDLITKGTEEPYRMFTSRAEYRTLLRQDNADLRLTPKGYEVGLASEERLRKMEDKERKSQAFVNFFKHTSVLPKDINPILDRLDSSLVKQSDKMFKVFSRPKVKMEHMLELEPVSNFVDGNAMNREVLEQTEIQVKYAGYIAKEKMNADKLQRLEDVKIPENFDYSKLKSLSFEAREKLQDVQPVTIAQAGRVSGVNPSDISVLLVYLGR; from the coding sequence ATGTTTGCAGAAAGATATGACATAATTGTAGTGGGCGGGGGCCACGCTGGTGCAGAAGCGGCAGCTGCAGCTGCCAACATGGGTTCTAAAACCCTACTGGTGACCATGAACCTACAGACCATTGGCCAGATGTCCTGCAATCCCGCTATGGGCGGTATTGCCAAGGGGCAAATTGTGCGCGAGATAGATGCTCTGGGAGGCTATAGCGGGATCATAACCGACAAATCCGCCATCCAGTTCAAGATGCTTAACAAGTCCAAAGGTCCAGCCATGTGGAGTCCCCGGGCCCAGAGCGATCGAATGCGCTTTGCCGAGGAATGGCGACTTGCCCTGGAGAACACCCCGAATTGCGATTTTTATCAAGAAATGGTAAGCGGGCTTCTCGTCGAGGGGGGCAAGGTAGTTGGGGTGCGAACGTCGCTGGGTCTGAAGATCAAGTCGAGGGCAGTCGTTCTCACTAACGGCACCTTTTTAAACGGACTCATCCATATCGGCGAAAAACAATTCGGTGGGGGCAGGGCAGGAGAGCGAGCAGCTACGGGAATCACTGAGCAGTTGATGGATTTCGGGTTCGAGGCCGGTCGGATGAAGACGGGAACACCGCCCCGAGTCGACGGCCGATCGCTAGACTATTCCGTCATGATTCCACAACCTGGGGATAAGAATCCAGACAAATTTTCTTATTTGGATACTCCGTTCTTGACACAACAACGGGATTGTCATATGAGCCACACCAGTACCCAGGTGCATGATTTGTTGCGCGAGGGCTTTGAGCGTTCGCCCATGTTCAATGGCCGGATCAAAAGCGTTGGACCACGTTATTGTCCCTCCATTGAAGATAAAATCCATCGATTCGCGGATAAGGAAAGCCATCAACTCTTCGTTGAACCGGAGGGCTGGAATACAGTCGAGGTCTACGTCAATGGTTTTTCCACCTCTCTGCCGGAAGATGTGCAGTTTAAAGCCTTGAAAACGGTTAAAGGTTTTGAAAAGGTCAAGTTTTTTAGGGCGGGCTATGCCATTGAATATGATTACTTTCCTCCTACCCAGCTTAAACATACCTTAGAAACCAAGCTGGTCGACAATCTTTACTTTGCTGGACAGATCAACGGCACCACCGGCTACGAGGAAGCCGCTTCACAGGGATTAATGGCCGGCATCAACGCCCATTTAAAGCTGAACGACAGGGAGTCCTTAATTTTAAAAAGAGATGAAGCTTATATTGGCGTCTTGATTGACGATCTGATTACAAAAGGAACAGAAGAGCCGTATCGGATGTTCACATCAAGGGCTGAATATAGAACCTTGTTGCGGCAAGACAACGCGGACTTACGGTTAACGCCTAAGGGGTATGAGGTCGGTCTTGCAAGCGAGGAACGGCTAAGGAAAATGGAAGATAAAGAGCGCAAATCCCAAGCATTTGTCAATTTTTTCAAGCACACTAGCGTGCTGCCCAAAGATATAAACCCTATTTTGGACCGGCTGGATTCTTCTTTGGTCAAGCAATCCGACAAGATGTTCAAAGTATTTTCCAGACCTAAGGTCAAAATGGAGCATATGTTGGAATTGGAGCCGGTTTCCAATTTTGTTGACGGCAACGCGATGAATAGGGAAGTGTTGGAGCAAACAGAAATCCAAGTCAAATACGCCGGATACATTGCCAAGGAAAAAATGAATGCGGACAAGTTGCAGCGGTTAGAGGATGTAAAAATCCCTGAAAATTTTGATTACTCCAAACTAAAATCCTTGTCCTTTGAAGCTCGGGAGAAGTTGCAGGATGTTCAGCCGGTTACCATTGCGCAGGCCGGTAGGGTGAGTGGGGTGAACCCTTCGGATATAAGTGTCCTTTTGGTTTATTTAGGGCGATGA
- the ybeY gene encoding rRNA maturation RNase YbeY codes for MIEFHYETDFRLENDSNYADWINRIIASEGGLSKRIDYIFCTDAYLLEMNRKYLSHDTLTDIITFDYREGKQVGGDIFISIDRVKDNAQFYNVAWESELLRVMAHGVLHLFNYKDGSDVEKAEMRAKEEEKIKLFHVEQ; via the coding sequence ATGATTGAGTTTCACTACGAAACGGATTTTCGGCTGGAAAACGATTCCAACTATGCCGATTGGATAAATAGGATAATCGCCTCCGAGGGAGGACTGTCCAAGCGGATTGATTATATATTTTGCACCGATGCCTACCTTTTGGAAATGAATAGAAAATATCTGTCGCACGATACGCTTACCGACATCATTACGTTTGATTATAGAGAGGGGAAGCAGGTGGGCGGAGATATTTTTATCTCCATCGACAGGGTCAAGGACAACGCGCAATTTTATAATGTAGCATGGGAAAGTGAGCTGCTTCGAGTGATGGCACATGGCGTACTCCACCTGTTCAATTACAAGGATGGCTCAGATGTCGAGAAGGCGGAAATGCGGGCTAAGGAAGAAGAGAAAATTAAATTGTTCCACGTGGAACAATAA
- a CDS encoding DUF4175 family protein produces MAGYKIILNKLSQFTRKYYTKMLVKGLLLFLVLGLLFMFVVLGVEYFLWLDSTGRFILLMSFVAIEGYLLYRFILTPLFFLFKLRQGISNKQASLLIGKHFPEVGDKLYNLLDLAEDKSQSDLLMASMVQRSENMAPIPFAKAVDLRDALKYTKFLIIPIVLFGLIWLSGSLMSFFGSADRVVNYDLAYEPPAPFHFRLLSTDLSVLDTEAFAIEVVTEGSIQPEEVYININGTSSLLQKQNGRYRYTLTPPLKKAEFFFTANGVRSKPYILNALSTPSIKGFKMRLDYPDYTNRSSEVLRSTGNAIFPEGTEVSWEIEGQYTENIQLTAKDTTMSFNKQDDRFDLSQRIYADYPYELSTSNKNVQDYEKLEYRFNVVKDAYPVIKVKQVRDSLNPNISYYAGEASDDYKLRNIRLVCYPEDQPEKRQVVPLTKPNANFGQFYYTFPSGLELESGQRYSYYFAATDNDALHKGKTAKSQLFSTTLLDEGQLRNSELQSQQSLIKGLGQSLNTFKEQQRTLKEINREQKEKKRLNFNEQAQIKDFLQKQQRQENMMQKFSKQLKENLDKGQEDDQMNKLLKERLERQEIEAKKNEKLLEQLNKVADKIDKQELTRRLEELGKKQQSSERNLEQLLELTKRYYVTEKAAQLAKDLAEEAERQEILSQLKLGEEFSDTEQRKLNEKFEQLAKDLEELEKDNARLKKPVELKIDPSKKEGVKQDQKDALEQINKHQGTEQSSQSEEMEKAAQGASRKQKSAAEKMKQMSEELGKSASGGSGGSSITEDAEMLRQILDNLITFSFKQEALYDKLENTDADNAQFSETVREQQELRELFGHVDDSLFALSLRRAELSEFVNEQVAEVYFNVDKALESMAENQIYQGASYQKYVMNASNSLADFLANMLDNMQQSMMTGKGQGQGQDFQLPDIIKGQGELKEKMEGMGQQGKAQQQEGEGKGQQGEGQQEGAGEGDSQSGEGNKQGKGQEGQGGENVAGEQGSGSQGENGNGGTQGQGQPSEAELQEIYEIYKEQQMIRQQLEQQLQDLIDAGDKKLGQKLLEQMEDFENDLLENGITQRSISKINNIQYELLKLENAALKQGRKRERESNTNTKSFNNPILTKPDALKNYRNDIEILNRQALPLRPNFQNRVKDYFSGDD; encoded by the coding sequence ATGGCCGGTTATAAAATCATATTAAATAAGCTCAGCCAGTTTACACGGAAGTACTACACCAAGATGTTGGTCAAGGGTCTCCTGTTATTTCTGGTACTTGGCCTGCTCTTCATGTTCGTCGTACTTGGGGTGGAGTATTTTTTATGGTTGGATTCAACCGGACGCTTTATCCTGCTTATGTCGTTCGTCGCGATAGAAGGCTATTTGCTGTACCGGTTCATCCTCACTCCGCTGTTCTTCCTTTTCAAACTCCGTCAGGGAATCAGCAACAAACAGGCCTCGCTCTTGATCGGAAAGCACTTTCCGGAAGTCGGGGATAAGCTGTATAACCTGTTGGATTTGGCCGAGGACAAAAGCCAGTCCGATTTGCTAATGGCGAGCATGGTCCAGCGATCGGAAAATATGGCCCCGATTCCGTTTGCAAAAGCCGTGGATTTGCGGGATGCCCTTAAATATACCAAATTCCTGATCATACCGATTGTACTGTTCGGTCTGATTTGGTTGTCGGGCAGCCTAATGTCTTTTTTCGGGTCTGCGGACCGTGTTGTCAACTATGACTTGGCGTATGAACCCCCGGCTCCCTTTCATTTTAGATTATTATCCACAGATTTAAGCGTACTGGATACGGAAGCATTTGCAATTGAGGTGGTTACGGAAGGCAGTATCCAGCCTGAGGAGGTTTATATCAATATCAACGGGACAAGCTCATTGCTACAAAAACAAAACGGGCGGTATCGCTATACCTTAACTCCTCCGTTAAAGAAAGCGGAATTCTTCTTTACTGCCAATGGTGTCCGATCCAAGCCGTATATATTGAACGCGTTGAGCACCCCGTCCATAAAAGGGTTTAAAATGCGGTTGGACTATCCTGACTATACCAATCGTTCCTCGGAAGTGCTTCGAAGCACCGGTAATGCTATATTTCCGGAAGGAACCGAGGTTTCTTGGGAGATAGAAGGACAGTATACCGAGAACATTCAATTGACTGCCAAGGATACCACCATGAGCTTTAACAAGCAGGATGACCGGTTCGACCTTTCGCAACGCATATATGCGGATTATCCGTACGAGCTGTCCACTTCCAATAAAAATGTACAGGATTATGAAAAATTGGAATATCGATTTAACGTGGTCAAAGATGCGTATCCTGTCATAAAGGTCAAACAGGTCAGGGATTCCTTAAATCCCAATATATCCTACTACGCAGGAGAGGCTTCCGATGACTATAAGTTGAGGAATATACGACTGGTCTGTTATCCCGAAGACCAACCCGAAAAGCGGCAAGTTGTCCCGCTCACCAAACCCAATGCGAACTTTGGTCAGTTTTATTACACCTTTCCGTCGGGTTTGGAGCTTGAATCCGGACAGCGCTACAGTTACTATTTCGCGGCCACGGACAATGATGCCCTTCACAAGGGTAAGACTGCAAAAAGTCAATTGTTTTCCACAACATTGCTTGACGAAGGTCAGTTGCGGAATAGCGAGCTTCAGTCCCAACAGTCCCTTATCAAGGGCCTGGGACAGTCTTTGAATACGTTCAAGGAGCAGCAAAGAACCCTTAAGGAAATCAACAGGGAGCAGAAAGAGAAAAAGCGGTTGAATTTCAACGAGCAGGCCCAGATCAAGGATTTTCTGCAAAAGCAGCAACGGCAAGAAAACATGATGCAGAAATTCAGCAAGCAGCTGAAGGAAAATCTGGATAAGGGACAGGAAGACGACCAAATGAACAAGCTGCTAAAGGAGCGTTTGGAACGACAGGAAATCGAGGCCAAAAAGAACGAAAAACTGCTTGAGCAACTCAACAAGGTCGCCGATAAAATCGATAAGCAGGAGTTGACCAGACGCCTTGAAGAACTCGGCAAAAAACAGCAAAGTAGCGAGCGGAACCTTGAACAGCTCTTAGAATTGACCAAACGGTATTATGTGACCGAAAAGGCCGCCCAGTTGGCCAAGGACCTAGCTGAAGAGGCCGAACGCCAGGAAATCCTTTCCCAATTGAAATTGGGGGAGGAGTTTTCAGACACGGAACAGCGGAAATTAAATGAAAAATTCGAGCAATTGGCCAAAGACCTTGAGGAGCTGGAGAAGGATAACGCCAGGCTTAAAAAACCGGTCGAGCTAAAGATCGACCCTAGCAAAAAGGAAGGCGTAAAACAGGACCAAAAAGATGCGCTGGAGCAAATCAACAAACATCAGGGCACCGAACAATCCTCCCAATCCGAAGAGATGGAAAAGGCCGCCCAAGGGGCGAGCAGGAAGCAGAAATCAGCTGCGGAGAAGATGAAACAGATGAGCGAGGAGCTCGGGAAATCCGCTTCTGGAGGATCCGGCGGATCGAGTATTACCGAAGATGCCGAAATGCTGAGACAGATATTGGACAACCTAATCACATTTTCGTTTAAGCAAGAGGCGCTGTACGACAAGCTGGAAAATACGGATGCAGACAACGCCCAATTTTCGGAAACTGTGAGGGAGCAGCAGGAGTTGCGTGAGCTGTTCGGGCATGTTGATGACAGTCTTTTCGCTTTGTCACTACGTCGGGCAGAGCTTTCGGAGTTTGTGAACGAGCAAGTTGCTGAGGTCTATTTCAATGTGGACAAGGCTTTGGAGAGCATGGCGGAAAACCAAATTTATCAAGGTGCATCCTATCAGAAGTATGTAATGAACGCTTCCAACAGCTTGGCCGATTTTTTGGCGAACATGCTCGACAATATGCAGCAGAGTATGATGACCGGGAAAGGGCAGGGACAAGGACAGGATTTTCAACTGCCAGACATTATTAAGGGCCAAGGTGAACTAAAAGAAAAGATGGAAGGAATGGGCCAACAAGGGAAGGCACAGCAACAAGAGGGAGAAGGCAAGGGCCAGCAGGGAGAAGGCCAACAGGAAGGTGCCGGCGAGGGAGACTCCCAGTCCGGGGAGGGAAATAAACAGGGCAAGGGCCAGGAAGGTCAGGGCGGTGAAAACGTGGCGGGGGAGCAAGGAAGCGGCTCTCAAGGCGAAAACGGCAACGGTGGCACACAAGGGCAAGGCCAGCCCAGCGAGGCCGAACTTCAGGAAATCTATGAGATATACAAAGAACAGCAGATGATCCGTCAACAACTTGAGCAGCAGTTGCAGGATTTGATTGACGCCGGCGATAAGAAACTGGGTCAAAAGTTGCTTGAACAAATGGAGGATTTTGAGAACGATCTATTGGAAAACGGCATCACCCAAAGGAGTATATCCAAGATTAACAACATTCAATACGAACTGCTAAAACTTGAAAATGCCGCCTTGAAGCAAGGCCGTAAAAGAGAACGCGAAAGCAATACCAACACCAAAAGCTTTAACAACCCTATCCTTACCAAACCGGATGCCCTGAAGAATTATCGTAACGATATTGAGATTTTAAATCGGCAAGCCTTACCTTTGCGGCCCAATTTTCAAAACAGGGTAAAAGACTATTTTAGTGGCGATGATTGA